In a single window of the Micromonospora inositola genome:
- a CDS encoding M20/M25/M40 family metallo-hydrolase, which translates to MTSDAASARPDPTDEVVDLCRDLLRIDTTNTGDNDTSVGERRAAEYVAEKLAEVGVDAEIHESAPGRANLVARIPGTDPGRDALLVHGHLDVVPADPGEWSVHPFSGEIRDGYLWGRGAIDMKDFDAMVLAVVRDWQRAGVRPARDIVLAFTADEEAGSDYGAHFLAQRHRGLFDGCTEAIGEVGGFSYSVNESQRLYLIETAEKGIDWLRLHAKGRPGHGSMVHDDNAVTALAEAVARIGRHRFPVVVTDTVRAFLEEVSDLLGVELDPEDPETAIAKLGPIANIIGATIRNTANPTRLAAGYKDNVIPGRATATIDCRSLPGQSELLEQQLRELVGPDIAIEYIQRQPALETTFDGDLVDAMSAALRAEDPGARAVPYMLSGGTDAKAFSQLGIRCFGFAPLRLPADLNFSGLFHGIDERVPVDGLQFGVRVLDRFLRSC; encoded by the coding sequence ATGACGAGCGACGCCGCTTCCGCCCGACCCGACCCCACCGACGAGGTCGTCGACCTCTGTCGCGATCTGCTGCGCATCGACACCACCAACACCGGGGACAACGACACCAGCGTCGGCGAGCGCCGCGCCGCCGAGTACGTGGCGGAGAAGCTGGCCGAGGTCGGCGTCGACGCGGAGATCCACGAGTCGGCGCCCGGCCGGGCCAACCTCGTCGCCCGGATCCCCGGCACCGACCCGGGCCGGGACGCGCTCCTGGTGCACGGCCACCTCGACGTGGTCCCCGCCGACCCGGGCGAGTGGTCGGTGCACCCGTTCTCCGGCGAGATCCGCGACGGCTACCTGTGGGGTCGGGGCGCGATCGACATGAAGGACTTCGACGCCATGGTGCTCGCCGTGGTCCGCGACTGGCAGCGCGCCGGGGTCCGCCCGGCGCGGGACATCGTGCTCGCCTTCACCGCCGACGAGGAAGCCGGCAGCGACTACGGCGCGCACTTCCTCGCCCAGCGGCACCGGGGCCTGTTCGACGGGTGCACCGAGGCGATCGGCGAGGTCGGCGGCTTCTCCTACTCGGTCAACGAGTCCCAGCGGCTCTACCTCATCGAGACCGCCGAGAAGGGCATCGACTGGCTGCGGCTGCACGCCAAGGGCCGCCCCGGCCACGGCTCGATGGTGCACGACGACAACGCGGTCACCGCGCTGGCCGAGGCCGTCGCCCGGATCGGCCGGCACCGCTTCCCGGTGGTGGTCACCGACACCGTGCGGGCGTTCCTGGAGGAGGTCTCCGACCTGCTCGGCGTGGAGCTGGACCCGGAGGACCCGGAGACCGCCATCGCCAAGCTCGGCCCGATCGCCAACATCATCGGCGCGACCATCCGCAACACCGCCAACCCGACCCGGCTGGCCGCCGGCTACAAGGACAACGTCATCCCCGGCCGGGCCACCGCCACCATCGACTGCCGCAGCCTGCCCGGCCAGTCGGAGCTGCTGGAGCAGCAGCTGCGCGAGCTGGTCGGCCCGGACATCGCCATCGAGTACATCCAGCGGCAGCCCGCCCTGGAGACCACCTTCGACGGCGACCTGGTCGACGCGATGTCCGCCGCGCTGCGCGCCGAGGACCCGGGCGCCCGGGCAGTGCCGTACATGCTCTCCGGTGGCACGGACGCCAAGGCCTTCTCCCAGCTCGGCATCCGCTGCTTCGGGTTCGCGCCGCTGCGGCTGCCCGCCGACCTCAATTTCTCCGGCCTGTTCCATGGCATCGACGAGCGGGTTCCGGTGGACGGGCTACAGTTCGGCGTGCGGGTTCTCGACCGGTTTCTCCGCAGTTGCTAA
- a CDS encoding hemerythrin domain-containing protein, with translation MTVPLPPLPPAADDAYRPGGSSVDDLVDREHRQLLGLADQVTDPDLAAERRREVVDVLTAAVSRHLSAEEQYLFPAARAAVPDSAELVDREIEGDAALLTALKGLSGPDDPALAEVADRVRRHVARVAALVAPLREVATDAELIRLGNRWQIAEEAAPTRPHPGTPATPPWNKIVEPAVGVVDKLRDAVTGRRTQLADLERQPKA, from the coding sequence ATGACCGTTCCCCTGCCGCCGCTGCCACCCGCCGCCGACGACGCGTACCGGCCCGGCGGCTCCAGCGTGGACGACCTCGTCGACCGGGAGCACCGGCAGCTGCTCGGCCTGGCCGACCAGGTCACCGACCCGGACCTGGCCGCGGAGCGCCGGCGCGAGGTGGTCGACGTGCTCACCGCCGCGGTGTCCCGGCACCTCTCCGCCGAGGAGCAGTACCTCTTCCCCGCCGCCCGGGCCGCCGTGCCGGACAGCGCCGAGCTGGTCGACCGGGAGATCGAGGGCGACGCCGCGCTGCTCACCGCCCTGAAGGGACTGTCCGGACCGGACGACCCGGCGCTGGCCGAGGTGGCCGACCGGGTACGCCGACACGTCGCCAGGGTGGCCGCGCTGGTGGCGCCGCTGCGCGAGGTGGCCACCGACGCCGAGCTGATCCGGCTGGGCAACCGCTGGCAGATCGCCGAGGAGGCGGCGCCGACCCGGCCGCACCCCGGCACCCCGGCCACCCCGCCGTGGAACAAGATCGTGGAACCGGCGGTGGGCGTGGTGGACAAGCTCCGGGACGCGGTGACCGGCCGGCGCACCCAGCTGGCGGACCTGGAGCGGCAGCCGAAGGCCTGA